DNA from Danio aesculapii chromosome 10, fDanAes4.1, whole genome shotgun sequence:
tcaatttaatgttataaatgtctttactggtTAATTTAATGCATTGGCAAATTAAAGTATTCATTTCTCTCTAAACAAAAATCTTACAGTTGTGGACatctacatacatacacagacagtGGAGTCCGCCATTATGCTGCGTTACACCAGACAGATAAAGCATCAAGTGCGagtaatttacatgttaagttaCTGCAAAGACgagaatagacatcctgcggagTGTTTCGTGTGAATAAGGCAGCACGAATGATGCGATTCGTGCGAATGAAGTGGCGCGAGTTGAGTGAatcgcttgagttggaaaatctgaacttcagcggacattcgcgccacgttaaccaattaggaaatttctcttgtaggggcgtgattatgacatagctGCTGTGTGGTGTCCTGGGGAAAAATTCTCTtgctgacaccggacaacagttcaccAAACTGGGCTTGACTCACCTCGATGCACCTGAAAGCccccatcatccaggtatagattctggagaagttgatgaacttCTGAAAGCATCTAGTGGACTTAGACATGGTGCCGAACatatctacgctgtttttcagccttcctaaagcacataaacacagcaatTCTCTTAATAAAATTcttgttagccatttagcaacaaagctagaatTACCggacagacagaagccctgcctatGATGTGAATTCGCATCTATTGTAAAGTTAATTTAACTCGTGAAATAAGGcaaatttgacgcgcgaatgaagcgattaaactcaaaatgttcacacgtttTTTTATCGCATGAATAGTATGATTTATTTGCGCGTTCAgcttctggtgtgaacacagcattaagaaatttagaatttttttgcaGGTTTTCTAGTTTAAATCAGACTTTGAATCCCACATTTTCAGTGTGGTTTCAGACTTTTGAACCACATTGGATGTGAACAAAATACTATCCCTAGTTTATTTAATGGCTTCCtaaattcaaataattaaatacaacaaATCATGTTTGAAACAATCATACAACCAGGGTTATTAACTTTAAAACACCCCATAGTATCCCATTTGATCATCAGCTTTCACATAAGCACTGTTTTCCTTAATTCTACTTTTCTAGACATCAGCCATTAAACACTGGTCAACCACTAGTTACGGTAAAGGCTGAAATGACTGCTGACATCACTGTTTGTTTGAAGTCTACGGTTACAGAACAGTTTCACCTTGGGTTAGGTTGTCGTGCACTATAAGGCTGATGTGCACGGTCGAACTGTCACCATTTACAATCTAtcataaataatgcaaatataaaaacaaatagaccATATTGGCAAAGCCACTGAGGAAGAGGAAGGGTTTGTGAAGCAATTAAGCACAACAAGGTATGAGACCCTGAACAACTGCAGGTCTGAAAAGCGACAGAAGAAACAGGCCACTTTGCTCAAGTAGTTGCATTGCGATATCTCCTAAAGTCTAGAAATGAATCACAGGGAAGGAAGGTCATAGAATCACATCACCTGGTTTTCCTATTTGAGCAGGTCTGGGCTCTCCTAAAATGGCTGCTACGAGAGCCTCTGGAGCACTGACGCCATTTCCAGGTGATCCTGGGCTCCTCGGACTAAGAGGACTGAGGGAGGGTGAGGTTAATGAGTCCGGAGAAACCAGACGCTCCTTCTTAGCATTGGTTGAAGGGCGTGGGGAGGAGGTCTTTTGGGGACCATCTCGGGGACGAGGACACAGGCTGAGAGACTGCAGGGACGGAAGAGGCGTGCTGGAGAGTGCTGTTACAGCGGGACTGCGGCTCCGCTGGCGCTTCTGGTGGTGGTGGCGTTTGCCGCTGTGGTTTCCAGGGCTGGGGCTGCGAGAGCTCGGGGCCAACAGGACCAGCGTACTGTCATCTTCAGAGCTCATATCCGAACTGTCAGAGCGTGAACGACAAGCTGGTGCTGGTGGAGTGGACATGGGCAATTGCACCTGTGGGAGAAATATTTAGAGACAAAAATATATGGACAAAGAATATTTACAAGTTAACAGTAAAagttcagcaaaagaaagaaaacattacaattatGTTAATAAACCCATTTGACTTTACACAAATGAGACTTTTTAAAAGATTGGTTTCATGCTTTGGTCTCTGTTGTGACTTGGATTGAACCTTATCTGGTCTCGatatagaccagggatgggcaactttggtcctggagggcctttAGGACCAAGGTTGCCCATCCCATGTCTAGACCTGGTCTAATTGAATTCATTCTGGTATTGCTCTAAAGTCAGAACGCTTTTCTTGCCTCTGTTTTAACTTGGACTTAATCCTCTTATGGTCTTGGTCTTGATTTGGACTCAACCATATTCTTCTTTTGTCCTTTGCTTGAGTTTGACTATCTTATAGCCTCATTCTACAATAGGGATGTCCAAGTTTGGAGAGCCACAGTCGAGCAGTGTTTTGCTCTAAcctttatcaaacacacctgaacaagcttatCAAGGCTTAATGGTTATTACAGTTACAGGCAGGGCAAATTTTATTAAGGTTTGATCAAAACTCTGTGGTACTGCTCTAGACTCAGATACAATCACCAGAGATTTCTGGTCTCTGTCTTGACTCGGACTCAAACCTGGTCTTGAGCTGGGCTCAGCCGTCTTCTAGTTTCCATTATTGTGGGAACTCAAGCTTCTGCCTGTCTTAACTCAGACTGTTTTCCTGACCTTCTTCTGGCCTTGAACTTGACTCAAACTCAAGCCTAGTGTGTGGATGTGTTGGTCTCAACACTCTTCTTTCTTAGTTTTAATTCAAACTTGATCATGTCCTTTCCTCAGTCTAGATTCTGAAAAATCCTTTGCTCTGTCtctagtttggtttggtttggttggacTTAACCCTCTCCTTGTTTTCATTTAGTCTCAATCTCAACCCTCTTCTTGCCTCTGTTTTGACTTAGACTCAACCCTCCTCAGTCTTAACTCAATCTCTCTTCTGGCCTTGGACCTGGCTCTGACAAAACCATCTTCTAGTCTCTGGCTTGATTTGgattcagacatttttttttcttagtctTGCCTGAAACTTGACCCTCTTATAGTCTCTGTCTAGACTTGGATGAAACCTTTTCCAGGTCTCGATTTTGGTTTGATTCTTACCATCTTTGTGTTTCCATTTTGTCAAACTTGACCATCTTCTTATTTCTGTATAGACTCAAATGACCTGGTTCATAAAGCTTCAAACAACAGATCCATGGGTTTTTAACTACTTTTTAAATGCTTCAGTTGCCTTTCATTTAAACGTGTTATCTTCAAAACATCTCTGGAGTTAAAGTCCACaataaaaatgatatattgtatattatttcaaTTGTGCATGCTTTCATTGTGTGGCATCTAAGCATCAAGTCTATACTACAAATGACAGAACTGACAGTCTTATGTTTGCAATTTGTGGATGTCCAGCCTCAAATACAAATCAAGGCTCCGATCaatacttcaaatgttgacaacGGCAATTCCAGAGCGCTCTGACCTAGTCATCATGCCCTTGAAATAACACGATCAGAGCTACTGAGCTGTTTGTGCAAACAAAATGAATATTTGCTTTAAGCTAAATCAGATTGTAGTTGAATTAGAGCACTGAAGACCTGAAATGGTTCTGTTACTCCTGCGATGCTGTTCATGTTGTTACTGTAATATCCCAAAATATATTCCCCCGGGTCTCTAGGCAGATCCTCCTCTAAACACCACCTGAAGGTCATGGAAAAAGAAACGTTAAGACAATGATAGTCAGCAGTGGCTGCTAGATAAATCTTCTTGTTAGTTTAACAGTGTTTCATATTTCAAGAAATTATGAAATCACATATAAAGTTGATCCTAAATTTGGGTAGAAATAGCCCTATAAAATTAATTTCATATGAAAACTGTAaagctttttcatttaattatgatTAACATGTAATTAAGTGTCTAAAAACATTATATTGAATAAGCACCTAAATGTAATATTTCAAAGTTCATTATGATCCTCATTATGATTTCAAAGATCATTATGATCCTAATACACTTTGTTAACTATAAAAGCATCAATACATTTTAAACCATAGTATGTTGTTGTTAGTGCAATCATAAATTTGTTTTTGACTCAGATCCAATGAAAC
Protein-coding regions in this window:
- the LOC130235805 gene encoding phosphatidylinositol 4,5-bisphosphate 5-phosphatase A-like; protein product: MNSIAGVTEPFQVQLPMSTPPAPACRSRSDSSDMSSEDDSTLVLLAPSSRSPSPGNHSGKRHHHQKRQRSRSPAVTALSSTPLPSLQSLSLCPRPRDGPQKTSSPRPSTNAKKERLVSPDSLTSPSLSPLSPRSPGSPGNGVSAPEALVAAILGEPRPAQIGKPGDVIL